From Aspergillus fumigatus Af293 chromosome 3, whole genome shotgun sequence, a single genomic window includes:
- the nctB gene encoding negative cofactor 2 transcription regulator complex subunit NCB2, protein MSDREFSSNDDLSLPKATVQKIITEILPPSSGQTFSKDARDLLMECCVEFITLISSEANDISEKEAKKTIACEHVERALRDLGFGDYIPEVLAVAEEHKEQLKSREKKQSKMEQSGLTEEELLRQQQELFRSATEKYNAAPE, encoded by the exons ATGTCTGACAGAGAGTTCAGCT CGAATGACGACCTGTCGCTTCCCAAAG CGACTGTCCAAAAAATCATTACAGAGATCCTGCCACCGTCCTCCGGTCAAACATTCTCCAAGGATGCGCGAGATTTGCTCATGGAATGCTGCGTCGAATTCATTACTTTGATTTCCTCGGAGGCCAACGATATTAGCGAGaaggaagcaaagaaaacAATCGCTTGTGAGCATGTGGAGCGGGCTCTACGTGATCTTGGATTCGGTGACTATATTCCTGAAGTCCTTGCCGTCGCAGAGGAACATAAGGAGCAACTGAAG TCGcgagagaagaagcaaagcaAGATGGAACAAAGTGGCttgaccgaggaggaactgTTGCGACAACAGCAAGAGTTGTTTCGGTCGGCCACAGAAAAATACAATGCGGCTCCCGAATGA
- a CDS encoding NAD(P)/FAD-dependent oxidoreductase, whose amino-acid sequence MSTVILGGGIIGSSIAYYLSENGSSDEIHIVEASSQLFSAASGYAAGFLAKDWFTPALASLGELSFNLHQSLADKNGGRQEWGYMKSTALSLDFSKNNNKRGASGDDWLSTGASRAEAATSSSSPVHVEVPAWLTKQKKGIIEKISDDDTVAQVDPLRLARFLMESSLSRGVKLHNPAKATSVITDQVSGYITGVKVMNLDAQTECTLPCANIIICAGPWTPQVYHELFPLSRLPIPITPLAGYSLVVRSPRHTLQDERVTYANRSHAVFTTHPDSCGFCPEIFSRQGGEIYIAGLNDRHIPLPAQAGDSCKLMDQNEMRRLKKVAVHLMGAQEEGNVESTDGIANRNDLEILREGLCFRPVSAHGVPFVARIDDHLLGGPKTGSINRCENGITRGGVFVASGHGPWGISLSLGTGKVISQMVEGVEPDVDVGGLAIV is encoded by the exons ATGTCCACTGTGATTCTTGGAGGAGGCATCATCGGATCTTCAATTGCCTACTATTTATCTGAAAATGGATCGTCCGACGAGATCCATATTGTTGAGGCATCGTCTCAGTTGTTCAGTGCTGCATCGGGCTATGCTGCAGGTTTCCTAGCCAAGGACTGGTTTACGCCAGCTCTTGCATCCCTGGGAGAACTCTCATTCAATCTGCATCAGTCGCTGGCGGATAAGAATGGAGGGAGACAGGAATGGGGATACATGAAAAGCACAGCACTGAGCCTGGACTTTTccaagaacaacaacaaaagaGGTGCTTCTGGAGACGACTGGCTGAGTACAGGAGCAAGtcgagcagaagcagctaccagctccagcagtCCTGTCCATGTGGAGGTACCCGCCTGGTtgacgaagcagaagaaaggGATCATCGAGAAAatcagtgatgatgacacTGTTGCTCAAGT AGACCCATTGAGATTGGCAAGATTTCTTATGGAGAGCTCTTTGTCCCGTGGTGTCAAGTTGCACAACCCAGCTAAGGCCACTTCCGTCATTACAGATCAAGTCAGTGGATATATCACTGGGGTCAAAGTCATGAATCTGGATGCTCAGACTGAGTGCACACTTCCATGCGCGAATATAATCATCTGTGCTGGACCCTGGACACCGCAAGTCTATCATGAACTGTTCCCTTTATCTCGTCTTCCAATCCCAATCACCCCTTTGGCTGGATATTCGCTCGTTGTTCGTTCTCCTAGACACACACTCCAAGACGAGCGGGTAACATACGCCAACCGCAGTCATGCTGTGTTCACGACACACCCTGATTCATGCGGCTTCTGTCCCGAGATTTTTTCTCGTCAAGGCGGAGAGATCTACATAGCCGGTCTGAATGATAGGCATATacctcttccagctcaggCGGGGGACTCGTGCAAATTAATGGATCAGAATGAGATGAGACGACTGAAGAAGGTGGCGGTCCATCTGATGGGAGCACAAGAGGAAGGCAATGTAGAATCAACAGACGGCATTGCCAACAGGAATGACTTGGAGATTTTACGTGAAGGTCTATGCTTTCGACCTGTCTCCGCGCATGGAGTTCCCTTCGTCGCTCGAATTGACGATCATTTGCTGGGTGGGCCCAAAACTGGCTCTATAAATAGATGTGAGAATGGTATCACAAGGGGAGGAGTCTTTGTTGCGTCAGGTCATGGTCCTTGGGGAATCTCATTGTCACTGGGAACCGGGAAAGTGATTTCGCAAATGGTGGAGGGAGTTGAGCCTGATGTAGATGTGGGTGGGCTTGCTATAGTGTGA
- a CDS encoding SDR family oxidoreductase, with protein MPSKTIIVTGASRGIGLAIAKYLLTAPQSHNVVVIARSVEPLQKLKEQYNKQVEVLNGDLADFSLGQKAVDLAIKSFGRLDGLVLNHGILGQVGKIDKADPEQWKLGFDVNFISFVAFIKAGLPALREAKGKIIFTSSGAAVSAYRGWALYGATKAAMNHLALSLGEEEPDVTTISIRPGMVDTEMQRELREDHAANLEPQMHSKFTTAHKDGKLLKPEQPGHVMAKLVLDAPASLSGKFLSWNDEALKDFQA; from the exons ATGCCGAGCAAAACCATCATTGTCACCGGCGCCTCAAGAG GCATCGGACTGGCCATTGCAAAGTACCTTCTTACAGCACCACAATCGCACAATGTCGTCGTGATTGCTCGCAGCGTCGAACCTCTCCAGAAACTCAAGGAACAGTACAACAAGCAGGTCGAGGTGCTCAACGGCGACCTGGCAGATTTCTCTCTCGGCCAGAAGGCAGTCGACCTGGCTATAAAGTCCTTTGGCCGTCTTGATGGATTGGTACTCAACCATGGAATCCTCGGACAAGTCGGCAAAATCGACAAGGCAGACCCCGAACAGTGGAAGCTCGGATTTGACGTAAATTTTATCAGCTTCGTCGCGTTT ATCAAAGCTGGTCTACCGGCGCTTCGCGAGGCCAAGGGAAAGATTATTTTCACCTCCTCTGGAGCTGCGGTGTCCGCCTATCGAGGCTGGGCTCTTTATGGCGCAACCAAAGCTGCCATGAATCATCTCGCTCTTTCTTTGGGCGAAGAAGAACCCGACGTTACCACCATCTCGATCCGGCCTGGAATGGTTGACACTGAGATGCAGCGCGAGTTGAGAGAAGACCATGCTGCGAATCTTGAGCCACAAATGCATTCCAAATTTACAACTGCCCACAAGGATGGAAAGCTACTCAAGCCCGAGCAACCCGGCCATGTGATGGCTAAGCTGGTCCTTGACGCTCCAGCTTCACTTAGCGGAAAATTCCTCTC ATGGAATGACGAAGCTCTGAAAGACTTCCAAGCATAA
- a CDS encoding non-structural maintenance of chromosomes element 1 family protein: MSNNSGANGYNDSNRAFLQAFMARSTMTFEEARSVLAAIFSVHEGQPVSPDDVSQEDLDSYINAANAAISPFDLEIRSTLRQLQIDHHINETTQAERVYALVNTTSDALMQLATTYSADEIAFIKRVLDAIFDTYNTRRCEAMVVSGIQAMQLAKASSDSSRRESQAATQQVQGGAAQSLTMSQAETVLKQLVEEGWLEKSRKGYYSLSPRGLMELRGWLIATYNENDEGRRVDKIKFCAACKDIITVGQRCGNRDCSGRLHDMCTHNFFRMRQAEQCPVCKAPWPGDKFVGERAITNTEASMQGRRRSTNTERESGAGSSTQVASQVTNRDNESD, translated from the exons ATGTCAAATAATTCTGGGGCGAATGGCTACAATGATAGTAACCGCGCCTTTCTCCAAGCGTTCATGGCCCGGTCGACCATGACGTTTGAGGAAGCCCGATCAGTTCTGGCAGCGATCTTTTCGGTGCACG AGGGCCAACCTGTCTCCCCTGATGATGTATCGCAAGAAGATCTCGACTCCTATATCAATGCTGCCAACGCCGCAATTTCTCCGTTCGACCTAGAAATCAGGAGCACGTTACGTCAGTTGCAGATCGATCACCACATAAACGAAACCACGCAAGCTGAACGAGTATATGCTCTTGTGAATACCACCAGTGATGCTCTCATGCAATTAGCTACCACCTACTCGGCAGACGAGATTGCCTTCATCAAGCGTGTTCTTGACGCAATCTTCGATACTTACAATACCCGACGATGTGAGGCTATGGTAGTCAGTGGTATACAGGCCATGCAGCTTGCTAAGGCTTCATCGGATTCAAGCCGACGGGAGTCCCAGGCTGCAACACAGCAAGTTCAGGGTGGAGCAGCACAGTCTTTGACCATGTCGCAGGCGGAGACGGTCTTGAAGcagctggtggaggagggctGGCTTGAGAAGAGCCGGAAGGGATATTACAGTTTGAGCCCGCGGGGGCTGATGGAGCTGCGTGGCTGGCTTATTGCTACATACAATGAGAACGATGAAGGGCGGAGAGTCGATAAGATCAAGTTCTGCGCAGCATGCAAGGATATTATCACGGTG GGTCAACGTTGCGGCAACCGCGACTGCTCGGGCCGGCTTCACGATATGTGCACTCACAATTTCTTCCGTATGCGTCAGGCTGAACAGTGTCCTGTGTGCAAGGCTCCTTGGCCTGGTGACAAATTCGTTGGTGAAAGAGCTATTACCAATACGGAAGCATCCATGcaaggccgaagaagaagtacTAACACCGAGCGCGAAAGTGGTGCCGGCAGCAGCACACAAGTCGCGAGCCAGGTTACCAATCGAGACAATGAGAGTGACTGA
- a CDS encoding zinc finger CCCH domain-containing RNA-binding protein — MANYLASIFGTEQDKVNCSFYYKIGACRHGDRCSRKHVKPSYSQTILMPNMYQNPAYDPKNKMNPSQLQNHFDAFYEDVWCEMCKYGELEELVVCDNNNDHLIGNVYARFKYEEDAQAACDALNSRWYAARPIYCELSPVTDFREACCRLNSGEGCVRGGFCNFIHRKDPSPELDRELRLSTKKWLKERGRDPRSASRSPSPEPTRRRY; from the exons ATGGCCAACTATCTCGCCTCCATTTTCGGTACAGAGCAGGACAAGGTCAATTGCTCCTTTTACTACAAGATTGGCGCCTGCAGACACGGCGACAGATGCTCCCGCAAGCATGTCAAGCCATCATACTCCCAAACGATCCTGATGCCCAACATGTACCAGAACCCAGCCTACGACCCCAAGAACAAGATGAACCCCAGCCAGCTGCAAAACCACTTCGATGCATTCTATGAGGATGTGTGGTGTGAGATGTGCAAGTACGGCGAGTTGGAGGAATTGGTTGTCTgcgacaacaacaatgacC ATCTCATCGGCAACGTCTACGCACGATTCAAGTATGAAGAAGACGCACAGGCTGCGTGCGATGCGCTCAATTCCCGCTGGTATGCAGCGCGGCCGATATATTGTGAGCTATCACCCGTCACAGATTTCCGAGAAGCGTGCTGCCGGTTAAATAGCGGCGAAGGATGTGTACGAGGCGGATTCTGCAATTTCATTCACCGGAAAGATCCCAGCCCTGAGCTCGACCGTGAGCTCCGCTTGAGCACCAAGAAGTGGCTCAAAGAACGAGGCCGGGACCCGAGAAGTGCTAGCCGGAGTCCTAGTCCAGAGCCTACCAGGAGGAGATATTAG